From Brevibacillus marinus, a single genomic window includes:
- a CDS encoding GNAT family N-acetyltransferase, which yields MVIRSFRLGDYAAITRIWQETGLEKTETESLDALAKQLAWDSELVMVAEDEGEVVGVVVGTIDGTRAYFYRLAVHPSRQGSGIGRQLVEAIENRFRQRGVNQVSIMVSQENKKVLPFYNALGYKLQNYVTLSKKLSS from the coding sequence ATGGTAATTCGTTCGTTTCGCCTCGGAGATTACGCTGCCATCACCCGCATCTGGCAGGAAACCGGCCTCGAGAAGACGGAGACGGAGTCGCTCGATGCGCTTGCCAAACAACTGGCTTGGGACAGTGAACTGGTGATGGTGGCGGAAGATGAAGGTGAGGTTGTAGGAGTGGTTGTGGGGACGATTGATGGGACGCGAGCGTATTTTTATCGGCTGGCGGTGCATCCCTCCCGGCAGGGCAGCGGGATAGGCCGACAGTTGGTGGAAGCGATTGAAAACCGATTCCGGCAAAGAGGGGTCAATCAGGTATCGATCATGGTCAGTCAGGAAAACAAAAAGGTTCTGCCGTTTTACAATGCGCTAGGCTACAAGCTGCAAAACTATGTAACACTTTCCAAAAAACTCTCTTCGTAG
- a CDS encoding DUF402 domain-containing protein — MSPAPGTNIRIESYKHDHSFHRSWDKTTLIHTSDAVIIGGNDRVKVTEADGREWRTREPAICTFGRGQWFNTIAMIRDDGIYYYCNIGSPFSLKGNLLSYIDYDLDVKVYPDLTYTILDEEEFALHSKQLNYPPQIIARVRVAVKEVIEWIVARRGPFQNGFVQRWYERYQLVRDDHE, encoded by the coding sequence ATGTCGCCAGCTCCAGGCACCAACATTCGCATCGAAAGTTACAAACACGACCACTCCTTTCATCGATCATGGGACAAGACCACGTTGATTCACACCAGTGATGCCGTCATCATCGGCGGCAACGACCGGGTAAAAGTGACGGAAGCGGACGGCCGGGAGTGGCGAACACGGGAACCAGCGATTTGCACATTCGGTCGAGGACAGTGGTTTAACACGATCGCGATGATTCGCGACGACGGCATTTACTACTACTGCAACATCGGCTCGCCGTTCAGCTTGAAAGGCAACCTGCTCAGCTACATCGACTACGATCTGGACGTAAAAGTCTACCCGGACTTAACGTACACCATTCTCGATGAGGAGGAGTTTGCCCTTCATTCCAAACAATTGAACTATCCGCCGCAGATCATTGCGCGCGTGCGGGTTGCGGTCAAGGAAGTGATCGAGTGGATTGTCGCCCGCCGCGGACCGTTCCAGAACGGATTCGTGCAGCGATGGTATGAGCGGTACCAACTCGTGCGCGACGATCATGAATAA
- a CDS encoding ABC transporter ATP-binding protein yields the protein MNSVKRYLRYVKPYTGKILLTVFVGIIKFGIPLLMPLLIKYVIDDLLPGPQPQEEKLRQLFWLMVAAFFIFTVVRAPVEYYRQYFAQWVASRILFDIRNSLFDHLQRLSMRYYNDHKAGEVISRVVNDVESTKSFIETGLMNIWLDMITIGLTVGIMFYMDPLLTVVSLIVFPLYAVSVKFFYKRLRQLTRERSAALAKLQSHLHERVSGISLIRSFALENHEQQRFFQENNHFWQAALSHTRWNAYTFAVVNSITDIAPLLVIGVAGYAVIQGELSLGTLIAFYVYLERLYTPLRRLVNASTTLTQAIASMDRMFEFIDEQYDITDKPGAGTLPVDPATGRIRGEIRFEQVSFRYRDEGEYVLKDINLTIEPGETVAIVGMSGGGKSSLISLLPRFWDVSEGRILIDGVDIRDVKQRDLRSHIGMVLQDNILFSESAKLNILMGKPDATEAEIVAAAKAANAHDFISELPDGYDTELGERGVKLSGGQKQRIAIARVFLKDPAILILDEATSALDLESEHMIQESLARLAKGRTTIIVAHRLSTITHADKIVVMKDGRIVEMGRHDELLANRNVYYNLWNVQDFGASPAVATEA from the coding sequence ATGAACAGCGTAAAGCGTTACCTGAGATACGTCAAACCGTATACCGGAAAAATCCTGCTGACGGTGTTTGTCGGGATTATCAAATTCGGCATTCCGCTGTTGATGCCGCTTTTGATCAAATACGTGATCGACGACCTGCTGCCGGGGCCGCAGCCGCAGGAGGAGAAGCTGCGCCAGTTGTTTTGGCTGATGGTGGCGGCGTTCTTCATCTTCACCGTCGTCCGGGCCCCTGTGGAATACTACCGCCAGTACTTTGCGCAGTGGGTGGCCAGCCGCATTTTGTTTGACATTCGCAATTCCCTGTTCGACCACCTGCAGCGTTTGTCGATGCGCTACTACAACGATCACAAGGCCGGGGAGGTGATCTCCCGCGTCGTCAACGATGTGGAATCGACGAAGAGCTTTATCGAAACCGGATTGATGAACATCTGGCTGGACATGATTACGATCGGCTTGACGGTGGGTATTATGTTTTACATGGACCCGCTCTTGACCGTGGTTTCGCTGATCGTGTTCCCGCTGTACGCCGTCTCGGTCAAGTTCTTTTACAAGCGGCTGCGGCAGCTGACGAGAGAGCGCTCCGCCGCTCTGGCCAAACTGCAGAGCCATCTGCATGAGCGCGTCAGCGGCATCTCGTTGATTCGCAGTTTTGCGCTGGAGAATCACGAACAGCAGCGGTTTTTTCAGGAAAACAATCACTTTTGGCAAGCGGCGCTGTCCCACACCAGATGGAACGCCTACACGTTTGCCGTCGTCAATTCGATAACCGATATTGCGCCGCTGTTGGTGATCGGCGTCGCCGGTTACGCGGTGATTCAGGGTGAGCTGTCACTGGGCACCCTGATTGCCTTTTATGTGTACCTGGAGCGGCTGTACACGCCGCTGCGCCGCCTGGTCAACGCGTCCACGACGCTGACGCAGGCGATTGCTTCGATGGATCGGATGTTTGAGTTTATTGACGAGCAGTACGACATCACGGACAAACCGGGGGCCGGCACGCTGCCGGTTGATCCCGCCACGGGACGGATCAGAGGCGAAATCCGCTTTGAACAGGTGTCTTTTCGCTACCGGGATGAAGGGGAGTACGTGCTGAAAGATATCAACCTGACCATCGAGCCGGGCGAGACGGTGGCGATTGTCGGCATGTCGGGGGGCGGCAAATCTTCGCTGATCAGCTTGCTGCCGCGTTTTTGGGACGTGAGCGAAGGGCGGATCCTGATCGACGGCGTCGACATCCGCGACGTCAAGCAGCGAGACCTGCGCAGCCACATCGGGATGGTCCTGCAGGACAACATCTTGTTCAGCGAGTCGGCGAAGCTGAACATTTTGATGGGCAAGCCGGACGCCACGGAAGCGGAGATTGTCGCGGCGGCCAAGGCCGCCAACGCGCACGACTTCATCAGCGAACTGCCGGACGGGTACGACACGGAACTGGGCGAGCGGGGAGTGAAGCTCTCCGGCGGGCAGAAGCAGCGGATCGCCATCGCCCGCGTCTTTCTGAAAGATCCGGCGATCCTGATCTTGGACGAAGCGACGTCAGCGCTTGACCTGGAATCGGAACACATGATTCAGGAGTCGCTCGCTCGGCTGGCCAAAGGGCGGACCACGATCATCGTGGCCCACCGCCTGTCGACGATCACCCACGCGGACAAGATCGTGGTGATGAAAGACGGACGAATTGTGGAGATGGGGCGGCACGACGAGCTGCTGGCAAACCGGAATGTTTATTATAATCTGTGGAACGTTCAGGATTTTGGCGCATCGCCGGCTGTCGCCACGGAAGCGTAA
- a CDS encoding MFS transporter, whose translation MDSWKRNLYVLCFAMFITMVAMSMIMPFLPLFIQSELGISDPHQVTAWAGIVFGANFLTAALVSPIWGNLADKYGRKIMILRSGYCMSVIITLTGFVGNVWQLLGLRLLNGMVGGIIPASTALVASTTPREKAGWAQGMLQSSAVAGGIMGPFFGGLLADYIGFRLIFSCTGLLILLATVLITVTVKENFTPPPARERTSFREDARLIFASKPLPALFLVTVMIQFALFSIVPVLPIYVQSLLASNERVAFYTGLVQAAMGLANVLAAPQLGKLGDRYGSHKVLLVCLIVAALSFIPQAMVTSVWQLVMLRFVLGLCLGGLLPAVNALLQRFTPQERVSRVYGYNNAFVCLGNVLGPSSGGLIAGYISLRGVFLMTSAFLLLNALWVAYSLARKPLRGQAS comes from the coding sequence TTGGACAGTTGGAAACGCAACTTGTATGTTTTATGCTTTGCCATGTTTATCACCATGGTTGCGATGAGCATGATCATGCCGTTTCTGCCGCTGTTCATCCAAAGCGAGCTGGGCATCAGCGATCCGCATCAGGTGACGGCGTGGGCGGGGATCGTGTTTGGCGCCAATTTTTTGACGGCCGCCCTGGTTTCGCCGATTTGGGGCAATCTGGCGGACAAGTACGGCCGAAAAATCATGATCCTGCGCTCCGGCTATTGCATGTCGGTGATCATCACGCTCACCGGATTTGTCGGAAACGTCTGGCAGCTGCTCGGACTGCGTCTGCTAAACGGCATGGTGGGGGGCATCATTCCGGCCAGCACGGCTTTGGTCGCTTCCACCACTCCCCGCGAGAAGGCGGGGTGGGCCCAGGGAATGCTGCAGTCGTCGGCGGTGGCCGGGGGGATTATGGGGCCGTTTTTTGGCGGCCTGCTGGCTGACTACATCGGCTTCCGCCTGATCTTCAGCTGCACGGGACTGCTTATTTTGCTGGCGACAGTGCTCATCACCGTGACGGTTAAGGAGAATTTTACGCCGCCGCCGGCGCGCGAACGGACGAGCTTCCGGGAGGACGCCCGCCTGATTTTTGCCAGCAAGCCGCTGCCCGCGCTGTTTTTGGTTACGGTGATGATTCAGTTTGCGCTGTTCAGCATCGTTCCCGTACTGCCCATTTACGTGCAAAGTTTGCTTGCCTCCAACGAGCGGGTAGCGTTTTACACCGGTCTGGTGCAGGCTGCGATGGGACTGGCCAACGTGCTGGCCGCCCCCCAATTGGGCAAACTGGGCGACCGCTACGGTTCGCACAAGGTGCTGCTTGTCTGCCTGATCGTGGCGGCGCTGAGCTTCATTCCGCAGGCGATGGTCACGTCGGTCTGGCAGTTGGTCATGCTGCGGTTTGTGCTGGGACTCTGCCTCGGCGGCCTGCTTCCGGCAGTCAATGCGCTGCTGCAGCGCTTTACGCCGCAGGAACGGGTGAGCCGGGTCTATGGCTACAACAATGCCTTTGTCTGTCTGGGCAACGTGTTGGGGCCGTCAAGCGGCGGGCTGATCGCCGGTTACATCAGTTTGCGCGGGGTCTTTTTGATGACGAGCGCTTTTCTCTTGTTGAATGCGCTGTGGGTCGCGTACAGTCTGGCCCGCAAGCCGCTCAGGGGACAAGCTTCGTAA